The genomic region TCGGAGTAAATCTGAGATATATGAAGACGAGTACTGGTAACAGTacagctgtgccagcactgaGATCAGAGCAGGTTTTACAACCTACACAGAACTAATTGTAACTTCTCCAACTACATTACTGTTTGTTCCTGATGTGGCTACTTTACAGCTAATCTGTTCAGGTGCACAGAAGCTACAGAGTGCTCCTTTGGCAAGGGTCTAGATATCCTTTGACAAGtaaaaggggaagaggaggactTAAAGCAAAGTTAAGGACATGTATTACAGGACCCAGAGGGCCCTATTATGGGACCCTAAAACTGTTAGAACATATATCACAGAGGCATTTGGGATCAGAGGCTATGAAATAACAAAGCACTAACGGAACAATTTGAGGGGAAGGAGAGCTAGGCGTAGGCTAAATGCTGAAAGCTGTTCTGCACAGCAGTTACATGCATCGAACTTTTAACAATAATTACCCTCCCTCCTTAGCACAAGGATGACgtgaacaacaaaaatatctgttacAGACGAACAAGGCTATGGGATCACAAAAACACTAAAGGCTGCATTCTTTCAAGTCTGCTTTACTCCAGCTGAAGGTTTTAAcgcaaacacttttttttttttccttaatagaAAGAAACACTGGAAGCGTTAGAAGGAAACAAATCGTCACAGTCTGACAACCATTTCTCTGAAACACCCAAACGCTCCTTGCGTTGTGACAGCGTTAAGAGCATCTGGCAACAGACCCCGTCAGCTAATAACGTGAGAAGGTAAACGGGGAACCGGGCGCTCCGGCGTGCTCTGGCGCTCGCCCCCCACCGCCCGCAGCGTCCCGTCGGCGTCCGCGCTGACGGGGCTCCCCGTAAGGGCCGAGCCTCCGAGAGACGCGTCCGGGGCCGCTGCCAGCCTCCAGCTGCGGAAGGCGGCTGCAAGCGGCGCCCGGTCCCGCTACTGAAGCGTTTCCAGTAACAGGCTGGGAGCACCGGGCGTGCGAGGGCGGGCAGCGGCAGGCGTCGGGAGCGACACCCGGCACCGGAGGGAAGGGACGGCCGCCAACGGGGCGACGGGCAGAAGCGCCCGGGGAGCCGAAGGGGTGCCCCGCGGTGGGGCGGGGAAGCGGGGGCGCTGGCAGCGGCGGGCCGGGGCAGGCGGGGTAGCGGGGGGCGAAGAGcggagctggggcaggagggggccgcggcgggggcaACGGGGCTGAGAGGGAAGACGGTAGCGGGGGCGGCTCAGCCTGAGGGGACGGACGGCTGTGAGGGCGGGGGAAGGGCAGGCCCGCGCCCCGCAGGCAGGGGCGCTCCGCGGCCAGGCCgagccccgccccgcccccggcacAACCCGGAGACGCTGCCGCCAGGCCCCGGCAGCCCGTACTCACCCAGAGCGCCGGGAAGGCGGCCGgcgagcccagcccagccctgccctgccctgcccgccccggccgggccgcTCCTGCCGCGCTCCGGACACTCGCGCTGCCTCCCGCGGGCGGACGGACGCGGAGGGGAAGGGGGCGTTAAGCGGCGCGACGCGCTCCCACCCCACTCCTCAGGTAAGACGCAAAAACCGGCCCGCTTGTCCCCATCGGGCTCCCGTAAGGGCTGCCGGGCCGGGGACCGCGCGTCACGTGACCGAAAGAGGGCGGAAGCGGCTCTCGCTGGCGCCTCACGTGCGAGGGAGCCGGAGGGCATCCATTTTTAGTGAGGGAAAGCGGGCGCCGCGCAGGCGCGCTGGGCGGCGTTCCCAGGCCGCGGGGCAAGGTCGCCCGCGGGCCTGGCGCTCGGCGGCGGAGCGTGGCCGGGGGCTGCCCTGCGGGCGAGGGGGTCGGAAGGGGCGCTTGCAGCTGGCGTGGGGCCCAGGGCGAGCGGCGCCGCCGTCGCGGCGAGCCGCGGGCCAGAGGGAGCGGTTCGGTGGCCGGCCCCGCCTCCCGCCCGAGCGCGAAGGGTGGCAGTTAACGGCACAGGTCTCTGCCCGGAGAGGCCGCGTTTAACTCGTCGCTGAAGCTTCTCACGGCCTTCTGCCCGCCTGCGGGAAGGGCAAGCCGCTCGCCTTGGTTATTTGGTTGGCGTGGTGCCGCCCTGGAGCTGGGAGCGTTGGTGCCTCGGCGGCTCCTCGGGTGAGCCTCACGATAGCCGGCGGTGCCCGAGGGGAAGGAACTTGGGCCAGCGCTGACCGCAGGTGCCGGCAGAGCCAGGACCCTCCGCTCCAGCGCCCGGACCGCTCCGGCTGCCCACCGCCGCCTACGGCTCGCCCCTGCTGAAACCACTCCGTCTCTTCCCTCTTGACTCTCGAGCGGCAGAGCCTCGTGTGGAGCACTCGCACTCTCTGCTGATAACCTGGGTGCCGTGGTGGATGAATGTGCCGTTGCAATATAGAAGCGTGAAGATCCAATTAGTGTTAAGTGGGTAGAAAATCCGGTTCGGTGTGTGACAAACCTGGCATACCACCCTCACCTGCGAGGGCAAACGGCCAGTCGCTTCAGGGCACGTTTTCTGAAAGATGGGTAGTTGCCTAACTACCGCTCCAAAACATCACAAAGGCTGTCCTTGTCCTTTTCTGTGTCAGTCACTACCCCACTAGCATACGTAAAATTTGTCAGCAAAAACAGTTGACAGAGCCACCCAGTTCCCGTCCCGCTTAAACCCAGCTTGCACATCAATTCTGACTAGGAGAGGACCATCTCCTTATGCCGGTAAACCACTTCCACCAATTTGCTAAAATGGAGCAAGGCGCAGTAGTGATGGGACCAGAACTGACTTCAGCATACAACAATCAACGTTACACACCATCCTCCTCCTGCGCCCAGTGTCACCCACCTGCcgcactgcactgaagcccaatcctgctctgctgactgagCGGACTTCACGTATTCCCTTCTGctcagaaagactggtatgacagatggagcccaaagaCAGGGACTGAATGAActcaacaaacattttataGAGATGGCCCacagactaagggaatgatacacacacagatagatagatatatatatttgtatctcaaaggacaggaaaggtGATGGTGATTAATTGGGATGTAAAGcatgggacctgagcatgacgtaAGTGGTATAaaataaggggtggatactgtcctggtttcagctgggataattaattttctttctagtagctggtatagtgttctgttttgtgttcagtatgagaagaacgttgataacacactgatgttttcagctgttgctaagtatgtttattaaaatcaaggatttttcagcttctcatgtctagccagcaagaaggctggaggggcacaagaagttgggagaggacacagccagggcagctgacccaaactggccaaagggatattccatactatgtgacgtcatgcccagtatataaactggggggagttggcctggcggggggaatcactgctcggaaactaactgggcatcagtcagtgagtagtgagcaattgcattgtgcatcacttgtatattccagtccttttattattattactatttgcTTCgtttctgtcctattaaactgttcttatctcaacccacgagtttgactttttttttccccgattctctcccccaacctactgcagggcagggagtgagcgagcagctacatggtgcttagctgccggctggggttaaaccacgaaAGGCCACCATTAGGTGACCCTTCCTGAAACTGGCTCCCCCTCACAGCATAGGCTGCCTAAAAGCAGCTCTTCCCTTGGGATGTGCCATAACTATTGATTTTCCAATtccatacagaaaaataaaatgaaaaatgctattaTATAtagcagataattttttaaagagaggaaaGTACCCTCTGAACTTTCCCTATATTTTGATTTATGGTCACAATAATGTTTTGGAGGTTAAAATGAGTAGCAATGCCAGAAATATTGAAGCATGTATTGATCCAAGGCCCACAACTTGCTAATTCAGTTCTTTACAAACACCAACAGCACTGTTTTAGAGGCAAGTGGTCTGAAATATGATCTCTTCctagacaaaaataaaagttgtatAACATTGAGAATTATACATTATTTGCCTTTagatatattttacatttggcCTCCTTGAAACACAAATTGTTGGCCTGAGCACATCTTACCAGGCAATCCCCATCATTCTGTACAAGAGTCCTCCTCAGTTTTACCAGTTCTCCAGGCTCTAAGATTTACAAACTATCAATAGGGatttagtctttaaaaaaaattaaaaaaaaatgtgtaaaaagtCTAAAAACTGGTTCTTGAAGCACACTAGAAATATGGTCCATCTTCCATGACTCCCCCTGTATAATCTTATGCTGAGATCAATTATGtaactatttttattccattgaATACGTGACTGTTGCTCATAAACTGAGTTGTCGCACAATAAAAGCGGCCATAGACTAGTCCCTTGAGTTATAATCCACAGGAAATTCTCCAGAAAAGCCCTGGTGGTGATTTCTAGTGTAGTATCATGTTATGAATTACCACTAGTATATCATGACTACGTCAGCCTGTCCAGGCCCCATGTAGCGTGTCAAATCTCAAAAAGAATTGCATCAGGCTGTACCCTAGCTGTACCCTCATCCCCTTCAGGATGctctttccagtttttcattGTGTAGAAGTCCTAGCACAAATAATTTTGACAGTTTTCAGATCTCTCTGCAGATATCCTTGATTTTCTTGTTCAGTGATTTAAAAGGCCATCCTTAAGAATGTTACATACAACACTGTTCTATCAGTTTGATTTTCAGATACgtctttcttattttcacacTGAACTCCTGGTAGTAATGTTAGGTGTGCCCCTTTCTGCTGCACACAATCTGCTTGTTTGTCTGGGCGCACTTACAGAATACCTCTGGGTACTGTCTTCTGTCTGAGGAAACACTATCAAGTCCTACTCTTTTCTAGTTTTTACAGGTTTTGGCTTCCTTGGTGGCCAGTCCTTTCCTCTCTTGAACCTGGAGTTACAGTGGTTCCCTAGGCAAGTTGTGGGTGTTTGTCAGCAAGCTGCAAGAGTGGCTTCCTTCCATGGAGGAAGAAAACCCCAGCCTAGGCAGGGCAGTGATCTCTCCAACAAGGGCACAGTCCCACCATACTGGGCACAGCAACACAGAGCTGGGCTGGCAACATTAAAAGGTTCTGTTGACCGTCCAGCAACCATCAGGCAAACACAAGGTGACAAGTCAGATCCCAGGTCAAAGACAAGTGAAGAAGTGGGAGCAGCAGGGGAGAGGGCTGGGCAGAAGCCTACCTACAGAAGAGCTCCGGCAAGGCCTGGGATGGAGCTTGGATGCAGTGCCTGGACCTGTTATGAGAGTGCAAACGGGGCAGGGCACTCGAGGGCTCCTGGTGTGCTCTGGGGCCCCATCAGCCAGCCTTCCTCATCTTCCTAGTTTTTCCTCAGTGTAATCACAACCCTTTCTCTCATACTATTTCTGTCAACAGCAACTTGCCACCCACCTGTGCTTCACGCATATGAATCCAGCAGAAAGTATGAATGAATGCAGTAGAAGAGAATATGGCTGAGTTGTTCCAGATTGAAACCACTGTCTGTCACCAGCCCATCACTGTATCCTATGTAGAAATATGTctaggaagaagaaagataGCATGCAGACATCCAGCTTGGGTATCTACACTGAAGTGCTAGACTTCTAGCGTAGTCCAAGTAGGAGAGAGAGTCTTTCTGAGGGCAAACTCCACTTACTATCTTTCAatcaaatgactttttttttttttttttggtaaataacATTATGCATAGGTAGTGGAAAAGATCATTAGCACtgggaagaacaaaaaaccaagtGAAATGGGTCTTTTATttagtcaaaatatttttatttggctgCATTTAGCAGAaggtttgctttcctcttccccccctcccccattgtttgcttattatttctgatttccCAGGCTTCCATTCTTTCAGTACAATATGTTAACACTTTGCACCTCGTCAGCACTTTCCAGTTAAGGCTCTCAAAGCATTTACAGACATGAGTTAACTAATCCTCACAACAATCATTAGCAGTAAGGAAGTAAAATGATCTGCATCCGCAGAGAGAAGTTAAGATCaacttttttcaagtttttctttgattttcagtATCCAGCTTATATTATGCTGGGCTTGATGAACATATATGTCCCTGCAGTTGTGTttcatgcttttgaaagaaagactGAGTTTGAGCACTCAAAATCTAAAGCTATTTATGAAAATCTTCCTTTAGTAACTTGTTGAAGGCCACACAAAAAGTGAGCAGTGGAATCCAAAACTGGAAACAAGGCATAACTCTCAGTTATGTGCTACACTATGAGACATAACTCTTTGTAACTTACCTTTGGACTTTAAAACCACAATCCATTCCATTCTCCTTACACATTATCCTCTACTGACCATTTCCAGCAGACTTCAGCCTCAGGTACTTCTGCATTTTGCTAGCAAGTTTTACATAAGAGTCTCCACAGTCATCAATTGTATACTGTATACAATACCTTTGGGTGACTGTAATGAGccttagtgaaaaaaaaaaccccaccaaaaccccaacaacctaACAAGCAATGGGTGTGGGTTTTATCTTTGAGTATTTAAAGCAAACTTCAGAGTTTATGGAAAAATCTAATACGTGattattttatggaaaacacCCTCAACCCCAAACCTGGTTCAAATGGAAGACTAAATATTAACTTGACATTAATACCTTCTTATCAGTAGTGCATCTGCATAGAGATTCTTCATAAAACCCTGCAAATTCACAATTATACCTTGCAAACAGAAGTACTATGACTGTTCAAgcaaacaataattttaaaatatccattCAGTTCATCTAAATGGTGTCTTCACGTTAGCTCCATCAGAAGATACTGGCATGAAACAGATGAAACTTTTTCTTAGTTAGGttaacactgaaaattcaaACAGTCAGACAAACACAATGCAAgtattttaacagaaacaatataaaatttCACTGGCTTAAAAAACATCTAAATGAGAAATCTTGGTTATTTCAATGAATTGCTAGACCCTACAtttaaaatgatgcatttaCAGAACTATTCAGATGAATTAGGCTTCTTCTATAACACTAAATACTGGAATTCTGATACATTGtgcaagtattaaaaaatattaacattttaaatgttaacatTACAACTTTAAATAGCCTTGCAAGTGCAatgttataaatattaaaaaaaaaaacctcagagcTACAATTTTTTATAAGTTATATGAGTAAATGAAAGTGCTTTTCAAGTATTTATGTTCATTTACAGTTGGATTCTCTTGTGTAAGTCAGTGCTTAGATGGTCTAATTTAAATATcaggctttttttaaattttggatgCATACATTGAACTGGATGGAATAAATGGtttcatttgcagaaatgtgtgataaataattaaatacagaatataatttgtgataaatatttaaatatggaATATTACAAAATGTGAATATTATAATTTttgttatatattaaaaataaaatagaaagacaTCACATCCTGATGGGTGTGTGATAACCTGATAATGCCATGGGAGCCCTTAAGCTATACAGTAATTGTCAATTCCATCAAAATCCCAAATTATGATATGGTAAATAGTTGTTCTTCGGTAGAGACAAAAGCATGTGTTCATAAGAGGCTCAATACTGTTAACTTTTGAAGAATTTAAAGAACACACGATCTGTGTCAAAAGCCATGGAATCTAATGAAAACTTTCCAACACTTTCAATTAGTCAGCCCTTAGCCATAGTCACTCTGGAGAACACAGCTAGTGCATGTCCCCACTGTACTGTCTGCCCAGTGCATGGTATAGCTCCCTTTCTGGCTAGTCAAGAACCATTATTACTGCAGTGATACAAAAAAGATTGTATTCCTGTTGCCAGCCAGAGGAAGGGTGAGGTAAGTGGGGAGATACTTGTTTATTagacaagaaaaccaaaacagaacaaccCTAAATGAATcatcatatatttaaaaagtgcACTGAAAATATCTCCTATTGAACCCTATCTCTCATAAATGCCAGATTTTCATCTTAAATTATATCCACTTTGAACACTGAACATACGTAAGCTGATATTAGAGCATTTAGTTTGTCTTGCGGTTTGAAAAGCACATGACACAAGGCAGCATTAACATCTTTCATTAAAGATCTGGCAATGCCATAGTTTTATCATGATGATCCAGCTTAGAAATGACATAGCTCAGCAGAAGCCCCTGCAGACTGCCATTACAAGCTTTCTCCAACAAAGTGCTTTGTCATTTGCCAAAGACAAAAGTCAAACTGTTGCCCTACCTCACCACAGTGCTGCACTGGcaatttataattttctttccagatgcaGTTGAACTTTAATAAATTATAGCTCTTCAGAGTTAGGCAATTCTTTGTAATAAAAGCAGAGTTTCATGTTCCATCAAGAGTGGCCACTGTTTAGACTGGTCTCTTCATGCAGACCTGACAACGGCTGATGATATTTTCTAGTTCTCCTGCTTTCAAAGTCTGTGGCAGAggtttcctaaaaaaaaagaaaacaaacatttacttttttctttgaaaaacagggaGAGATGATGAAACTTTGGATACGGAATTATTGACAACAACACTGAAATCCTGGACTCATTTAAGGCATCTTTGTACTGCAGAATGACCCTGAACCTAACAAAGGGGGATGCCTAAACTGAGGGGAATTACTAGGGGAGGCCCCACATTATGCAGGCAGTTATTGTCTCCTTGGGCACTTGCAGCATGGATGCAATGTGTATGGATGCAGGGAAGTACAGTTTACCTGAACATTCTTCTTGGATTTAACGATGCCAACCAGAAACTATAGGAATTTGTGTAGTAGTTGCACGTCCCCCTGCCATGGCACTCTATGAATGGGATGGCTCGAAATTCTTCCAAACAAGATCCAGGAGATGCCAATGCTTGGCCAGAAGCTTCTGAGCCGGCACTTGTATACTGTAACCaccaatatattttttataagaACTCGTCCATCAACTTTTAGTAaactgcaggcaaaaaaaaaaatctctttctaaaaCATACCGTATGTTCTGTAGTATATCTtggacaaaacaaaatgaacacagATTAGTTTTATCAAACTTACAATGAAGCACAAAACCCTTATGAAAATTCAAGCATAGTTATGGCATTTCTTAAGTC from Aquila chrysaetos chrysaetos chromosome 10, bAquChr1.4, whole genome shotgun sequence harbors:
- the LOC115347268 gene encoding translation initiation factor IF-2-like, translating into MQNLANKMPQCRPSMWQKETLEALEGNKSSQSDNHFSETPKRSLRCDSVKSIWQQTPSANNVRRAGSGRRRERHPAPEGRDGRQRGDGQKRPGSRRGAPRWGGEAGALAAAGRGRRGRGKGRPAPRRQGRSAARPSPAPPPAQPGDAAARPRQPVLTQSAGKAAGEPSPALPAPDTRAASRGRTDAEGKGALSGATRSHPTPQVRRKNRPACPHRAPVRAAGPGTARHVTERGRKRLSLAPHVRGSRRASIFSEGKRAPRRRAGRRSQAAGQGRPRAWRSAAERGRGLPCGRGGRKGRLQLAWGPGRAAPPSRRAAGQRERFGGRPRLPPEREGWQLTAQVSARRGRV